The DNA window AACAATGGTGAAATATCCAGATATGGTTTGAGCAAAGAGCAAAATCTCCAGCACAGAACTAAATGTGGAAAGACATCCCATGTATGGGTTTTGAGCTAAAACGCACATCAGATTAGACACTGAAAGATAGCACAGACATGGCCACTAGTATGTAATCATGAAGCAGTTGAACCTCCAGCCAAGGGAGGTGTAGTTAAACCAGATTAAAGGCTGGCActattttaaaaaaaacaagCCTGAAGCAGCCAAATCATGATTGTTGCGTCTTAGCACAAGAAATGGTGCCACCCAAGTTTCCACCTAGTGATATAGCGGAATCAGAACAATACCACAAAGTAAGCTTTGCCCTGAGAATCGATTGACTCTATGTATGGTGCCATCTCCCACCCTGTGTAGAACCAAAGAACTTACACATGAATAGAAAGAACATGATTAATAATTTAATAAATAATCATTTGGGAAATCTAAAATCCAGATCAACACATAACATGGAAAATTACTGTAGGAATATCAAAAATTGCTTCCTCTGTCCAAAACACAAGGTCTTGATGTGCTGTCTCCTATATACCCCCAAGCATCCTCACATGCATGCAGCCGATACCCAATATTGTACTTAAAAGAGACTAATTATGGGTAGCCCAGTCATCTATGACGCATTCTTGGTTCAAGTGCTACCATGAGATACACATTGTATTTTTAGACTGAAGGAGTATGCAATGTTAAGTAAAAAGAAATTGTATGCATGCAAATAAAAACTGAAATAACATGCTAAATTGTGAAATATATCAATGAATTCTACTAAATGAACCTTTTCCATTAGGACTCTTCAATGCCTCCACACGGAACAAAAAAGGAAAACATAGACGATGTCGCTTTTCATTCAGAATTTCAATTGCCTTTGCATCAGAACAAACTAAATGCCATACTAAAGGAGCTATCTTATTCTCCATGCATATATGTGAAAAAAAACTCAGCAAACATGTCACATCATGCCTTCACAAAAAACATTTTAAATAATTTATGAAGTATGCCAATCGAAGCTATCTTTGTCGCCCAGAAGCCTATTTGCAAACAAAATTATGGTGccaaaataaatttatttgCATGCTTAAAATTGAAAGACTTTTTTCATTAGTGTCCAAAAGGAACATAAACACAGGCATACCAGACATTTCATCACTTCGACTCCTTCGGCTCACATGCAAGCATTGTGCAAGTACAGCAGCCTGCTGAATGGCCGATAGTGGTATATTTGCACTGGGGCCTGTCTTATTTTCACTGGCAGAATCGCTCCCATCATTCACCAGTCTGGGCGTTCTTAGTATGTCACAGAATTCATCGCTTTCAACAGGAACAGAACTCCTTGCGTTTTTTAAAGCTGCATTGTCATTCAGAGCTACTGTGGGTTCTGTAGCTTGTGCTTCATCAGATCCTGATTTATTGGTCTTCGCGACAAGCACCATTTGAGACTTTGCATCCACCTATAAGAAGGGAAGGCTCAGTTCATTTTTCAAGAATGGCAGTTCTCGCTATGTTATAAAATCGAAAGAGTAGATGCTATTGTTACTCAGTCCACCTGGTGTATTGTTCGAAAGCCAAGAATCCCTGTAAGGGACAGCTGCAGATCACATGCTTCTTGTGCGCTATCCAGATGCAACCTACACAAATATCCAAACAAGATCTTAAGATGGTATCTTGTTCAGAATAGCTATCATTTTTCCATTCCTATTCGCGGTTGGAATAATGTTGGCTCAATGCCTAAGGTTTGTTTGTGGTTGCTGACATGCTGTGCTGGGCTGCAGTGTGGAATCTAGTAAGAGCATATCATGCTTAATAACATGTTCAGATTACCACTGCTGGCCCCTCCTAGAATCTATCGGAAGCTCCACCGCTGCTTCCAACTAACAACCGCACTTGTAATTAGAAACAAATAACCATTTCTGAAAGCCAACACAATGACAAATGGAGCCTATATATGTTATAATCCTGAGAAAGAGCTCCAATAATCTCATCATTTCTTTTATTCAGTCTACTTTTGACAACCTTGAGTAATAGGCTTACTGAATATCAAGACTTTGTTTTCTTATGAAAGCAAGCAAAGAACAAATCTTCTGGAGAATATTAAAACCCTCAaactgagagagagagagagagaccttGAAGCATCAACACGACCATATTTGTATTCCACGATTCCAGCCTCTAAGAAAGCAGCTGAAACAAAATAAGAGCCTTCTCCATCAAACAATAAAGAATCCCAGTAGGTAGAAACCTTTTCCAGATCACCAAAATAGCCCAACATCTTATTCTTGTACACTTGCACTTGATCAAACAACAACGACGACAACTCATCTAAAATGTTCTGCTGGAGCATTGATATTCTAAACAACCACCATGACACACTCCAGCAATCAGAGAGATCCAGATTCTGTATGCTGGTTAACAAAAGCTCTGCAAAGACAATAAACTGCAAAAGAATAAGATAGAAACTTGAAACACTGTAAATACAAAACAAGAGAAGACATTTCTCCACTTTAAAGATGAGCATATGTGCAGGCATAGGTAGTGGCAATTCAAAAAAAACGACAAATCAGCCACATTGTTACCATCTAAGGTACAGAAAGGCTCATTAAAAATAAAAGCTTTGAATCATCGAAATTAAGTTGACTCAATCGCAACTACGGACAATTGTAAGATTAGACACCAAACAAAAAATGAGTACTATGGGAGTATTGGCGCAAAGCTAAGGTCCTGTCTCCTGTGTCTATAATCTATAAATGTCAAAAATGTAAAAAAAAAATACTGTATGATATAATTTACAATTTGTGTAATGTTATTCCCTCCGTTTCACAATGTTTGTTAGGTTAGCATACCTAGAAAGCGTCAAATTGAAGTAAAGTTTAACAAAATCGGATAAAATTTGTGCTTTTTGGATAGCATTAGTAATTATCCTATCTGATACATCAAAGAATAAGAAAATTTGGTAAAAAAAATTGACATAGTTTGTGTGCCTCCTAGGTATGCAGACCGGACAAATATTGTGAAACAGAGGTAGTATTACTTTAGTAATGTAGAGCATCTAGAATTACAGCCATTCCATATCAAGGATTCTCAACTAGCTCACGCTTGGTGGAGCATTTATTGTAGTAGGTGACATGAACTGCAGTTATTCATAAAGAAATACCTAAGACGAATAGATGTTAATACGCAGCATAGATGTCCCATATCTTTAGAACATTGTGCTATCATCAACCTTACATTTTACAATTCAATGGTGTTAGCCATTACTCCTCCGTCCCTAAATAAGTGTTGCTCAGGAAGCGTGTTTGTGAGGCAAACACGCTTCCTGAGCGACACTTATTTAGGGAGTATGTGAGAAAATTTTCAAACTTGACTGATCAGGCTACAGTCTAGCATACTTCGCCTGACTAACCCTTAGGGCTTAGTCTACCCATGATGATATACCATATGCCCATAAAAAATGCTATATGTCACCAACATAATGTTCAGCTAATATAACTCTTGCTGGATTCAATCTGGGCAAGGTGAGTGGAATTGCACACAAGACCACACACAAGCACAAAAGAGTTTGGTGCTGCAAAGCTTTGCAGCGTTTTTCAGGTTAAGAACTGAAAGGATCATGGCCCTAGTGGCCGGTAAAGCATGGCCTAATTGACCTCCTAAGACTCGGGCATTAGCAACAGACTGCTGCATGCTCTAACTAACTCTGACCAAACTCTAACTGAACCACTTTCTAGCTACAATCTTGAATGAACCAAAAGGACTCAACACTACTGACTGACTCGACATAATACTGACTAGCCAAAACGACATTCACACTAACATTAATTCTTCCATTTCCCAAGGCTCAGAAAACCACCATCCCTGTTTTTTTGTCAAATGATAGTTATTTCGACAATCAAATGTTGAGACTGTTTATGGAAAGACTATAGGGAGGTGTGCATGAATCTGACTATGTTTTCAGGATAGCATATTAACCTAATAGATCAAATTCCAAGACATGAATAGAGAAAATAAATGAGCCAACCTCAACATACATACCTGCAAGAGTGAAAATTTCCCATGAACATGAGAACCAAAAGAAGCTAAACTAGCAGAAGCCCAGGCATCCCATATGCCTCCAATATTACTGTACCATCCTTCATCTAAAGATGAAGTGCAGAAAGGAAAAGTGGAAAACTTCTTTGGAGGCCTAAAAACAATTTATGAAAAGGAAATATATATCAAGAAAACATTATCTCTCTAAAAAATCAAAACAGGTTTACATTAACATGAAAAGGTAAATCTAATTTCAATTTCCTGCTTTGAtaggaacatgtcattcatcATAAACAGACAAATGTGTTTCGGCTGAATATGACATCAGACAGAATACAAATTACTATATCATTCTATCAAAACATTAGCTGATCCTTTTGTTGCATAAATTGTCCTTCTATGGTATGCGAACAATTTGCTTCAAAAAAAATCAGAAGTTGGAGTGGTCAAATACAGCTCAAACAGTACTTTTAGACCACGAAACTGCAGGCATTCCCGCGAATGGGGCTCTAGAGCACATCTGCACACTAAACTAACCCCAATCATACAAAAGACAGAAGGACAAAACCCAAGAAAATAACTCACCCGGTCACGTTCTGTTGCGTGAATGCTAGCAGcgcggccaccgcggcggagagCACAACCGCGCACCTGCACTCGAACCCCTCCTCGACCGCTCCCCCCTCCCCATCCCCGCGCAGGAAGGCCCGAGCGGTGGCTGCCAGGTCGGCGTAGAACTGCGCGGCGGAGTCGGGCGGCCcggaggaggcggaggccggGAGGAGGtgcgatgcggcggcggcgagagctGCCTCGTAGTCGCCGGCCTCGATGGCGGCGAgcgctgaggcggcggtggcgccgagCGGGTGCGCAGGGGAAGGGGGAGCTGTTGGGGGCGAGGTAGAGGGCGGGGAGGGGAGGGTGCAGCGGAGGAGGCGAAGCTCGACCTCACGGAGGAAGCCTGGCCGCCGGGTGGGGGCCGCCatggcggtggccggcggcgaggtttaGGGTTTTAGCG is part of the Panicum hallii strain FIL2 chromosome 2, PHallii_v3.1, whole genome shotgun sequence genome and encodes:
- the LOC112880656 gene encoding tetratricopeptide repeat protein 27 homolog isoform X2, with the translated sequence MAAPTRRPGFLREVELRLLRCTLPSPPSTSPPTAPPSPAHPLGATAASALAAIEAGDYEAALAAAASHLLPASASSGPPDSAAQFYADLAATARAFLRGDGEGGAVEEGFECRCAVVLSAAVAALLAFTQQNVTGPPKKFSTFPFCTSSLDEGWYSNIGGIWDAWASASLASFGSHVHGKFSLLQFIVFAELLLTSIQNLDLSDCWSVSWWLFRISMLQQNILDELSSLLFDQVQVYKNKMLGYFGDLEKVSTYWDSLLFDGEGSYFVSAAFLEAGIVEYKYGRVDASRLHLDSAQEACDLQLSLTGILGFRTIHQVDAKSQMVLVAKTNKSGSDEAQATEPTVALNDNAALKNARSSVPVESDEFCDILRTPRLVNDGSDSASENKTGPSANIPLSAIQQAAVLAQCLHVSRRSRSDEMSGWEMAPYIESIDSQGKAYFVVRSLCHILRIRWESTRSRTKQRALLMMENLVEDVGKEFPMAAQRVKMVFGVHMPTLPALRKEYGELLISCGIVGEALEIFKDLELWDNLIYCYRLLGKVSDAVSLINARLSVNPNDPRLWCSLGDVTNNDDHYKKALEVSNNKSARAMRSLARSAYNRNDFYTSKILWESALSLNSLVPDGWFAYGTAAWKDKDLDKAVDAFSRAVQIDPENGEAWNNIACLHMIRGKSQAAVQAFREAVKFKRNSWEIWENYSKVALDTGNVRLCFCCVPRRYCRSAAAPRPRPTPITVHHRAGSSIDLRTTLTLGDSTAHNHWGVSKAPKQQGL